A genome region from Lactobacillus sp. ESL0791 includes the following:
- a CDS encoding LytTR family DNA-binding domain-containing protein, which produces MHVSFEKDAKVDAHEPTIVIKAAEKSPEVEALLHYLDNYNEGRQSSIVAIKTSERILMVKTAEIIFVDIYNAALLIYTTNGIFHAKDTLANFGRKLPAEQFLQISKHAIINVDHLLALEDSFSGNLTAKLTGDFRTSVSRKYVKDLMNFLGI; this is translated from the coding sequence GTGCATGTAAGTTTTGAAAAAGATGCAAAAGTTGATGCTCATGAACCAACTATAGTTATCAAGGCTGCCGAAAAAAGCCCGGAGGTTGAGGCACTTTTACACTATTTGGACAATTATAATGAAGGTAGGCAAAGCAGCATTGTTGCTATTAAAACAAGCGAGCGGATTTTGATGGTCAAAACTGCCGAGATTATTTTCGTTGATATTTATAATGCGGCACTACTAATTTACACGACCAACGGAATTTTTCATGCTAAAGACACATTGGCAAACTTTGGCCGTAAATTACCCGCAGAACAATTTTTACAAATTTCCAAACATGCAATCATTAATGTCGATCATTTGCTGGCTCTTGAAGACAGTTTTTCCGGAAACCTAACCGCCAAACTAACCGGAGATTTTCGTACCAGTGTCAGCCGCA